A single window of Anas acuta chromosome 31, bAnaAcu1.1, whole genome shotgun sequence DNA harbors:
- the LOC137846314 gene encoding C-type lectin domain family 2 member H-like, whose amino-acid sequence MAVALPVEEHNNEDNDSVTESTRSEAGMKQWVLGLLTKCKVRVAARKLCVFFGAVIVVLISVIIWLSQRPCSCPRLWIGFKGKCFYFSDMEKNQTWSRADCHERGANLAVIQSKEELEFVLHYKGSHDHWIGLSRQNPRQRWVWDDGTEFDSSLFPIGGGEHFAFLNNQRVTSARSSGERHWICTRQP is encoded by the exons ATGGCTGTGGCGCTGCCTGTGGAGGAGCACAACAATGAGGACAACGATTCTGTGACGGAGAGTACGCGCTCTGAGGCAGGCATGAAGCAGTGGGTTTTGG GTCTTCTTACCAAGTGCAAGGTTAGAGTTGCGGCCAGGAAGCTATGCGTGTTCTTCGGTGCTGTCATAGTGGTTTTGATCTCCGTTATCATCT GGCTCTCTCAACGTCCGTGTTCCTGCCCCCGTTTGTGGATCGGGTTCAAGGGGAAATGTTTCTACTTCTCTGACATGGAAAAGAACCAGACCTGGAGCCGGGCTGACTGCCACGAGCGCGGCGCCAACCTGGCTGTGATCCAGTCCAAGGAGGAGCTG GAGTTCGTGCTGCACTATAAAGGTTCTCACGACCACTGGATCGGGCTGAGCCGCCAGAACCCGAGGCAGCGCTGGGTATGGGACGATGGCACCGAATTTGACAGCTCATT GTTTCCCATCGGAGGAGGCgagcattttgctttcttgaaCAACCAAAGAGTCACCAGCGCGCGCAGCAGCGGCGAGCGGCACTGGATCTGCACCAGGCAGCCCTGA
- the LOC137846316 gene encoding C-type lectin domain family 2 member D-like has product MAVALSVEEKHNEDNDSVRESLLTKCKARRVAAWKLYVFGIISLIVFLVLISIIIWLSQRVYSCPPSWIGFEGKCFYFSDGEKNQTLSRADCHERGANLAVIQSRDELVFVLRYKGSHDHWIGLSRQNPRQHWEWDDGTEFNSSLFPIGGGEDFAFLNNQRVTSARSSGERHWICTRQP; this is encoded by the exons ATGGCTGTGGCGTTGTCTGTGGAGGAGAAGCACAATGAGGACAACGATTCTGTGAGGGAGA GTCTTCTTACCAAGTGCAAGGCTAGAAGAGTTGCGGCCTGGAAGCTATACGTGTTCGGCATCATCAGTCTAATAGTGTTCCTGGTTTTGATTTCCATTATCATCT GGCTCTCTCAACGTGTGTATTCCTGCCCGCCTTCGTGGATCGGGTTCGAGGGGAAATGTTTCTACTTCTCCGACGGGGAAAAGAACCAGACCTTGAGCCGGGCTGACTGCCACGAGCGCGGCGCCAACCTGGCCGTGATCCAGTCCAGGGATGAGCTG GTCTTCGTGCTGCGCTATAAAGGTTCTCACGACCACTGGATCGGGCTGAGCCGCCAGAACCCGAGGCAGCACTGGGAATGGGACGATGGCACCGAATTTAACAGCTCATT GTTTCCCATCGGAGGAGGCGAGGATTTTGCTTTCTTGAACAACCAAAGAGTCACCAGCGCGCGCAGCAGCGGCGAGCGGCACTGGATCTGCACCAGGCAGCCCTGA
- the LOC137846276 gene encoding C-type lectin domain family 2 member B-like isoform X2: MKEMREYPGFLGTERSQRGGSSLEMKPGARVACRVTMAVVFLVLLVTAITFAVNAFQPRPQPCARCPFNWIGYRGKCYYFSEAERNWTSSQDNCSALGASLAMFDSVEDLSFTMRYKGISEHWVGLSRDGEEQPWKWVNHSRPSPLFQVQGGGFCAYLGDTGLHSSQCSTERNWVCTKPALNSPDKGNKTRRARNLCISS; this comes from the exons GTTCCAGCCTGGAGATGAAGCCAGGGGCACGCGTTGCCTGCCGGGTCACCATGGCAGTGGTGTTCCTGGTTCTGCTCGTCACCGCCATCACTTTCGCAG TGAACGCTTTCCAACCtcgcccccagccctgtgctcgGTGTCCGTTCAACTGGATCGGGTATAGAGGAAAATGCTACTATTTTTCGGAGGCTGAGAGGAACTGGACGTCCAGCCAGGACAACTGCTCAGCTCTCGGTGCTTCCCTGGCCATGTTCGACAGCGTGGAAGACTTG agttttACAATGAGGTATAAAGGCATCTCGGAGCATTGGGTCGGCCTTTCACGGGACGGGGAGGAGCAACCATGGAAATGGGTGAACCACTCACGGCCGTCCCCCCT GTTTCAGGTCCAAGGAGGTGGTTTCTGTGCCTACCTGGGCGACACCGGGCTCCACTCCTCCCAGTGCAGCACGGAGAGAAACTGGGTTTGCACCAAGCCCGCGCTGAACAGCCCAGACAAAGGCAACAAAACAAGACGAGCTCGAAATCTTTGCATCAGTTCCTAA
- the LOC137846276 gene encoding C-type lectin domain family 2 member B-like isoform X3 translates to MERAPPKNASLGSSLEMKPGARVACRVTMAVVFLVLLVTAITFAVNAFQPRPQPCARCPFNWIGYRGKCYYFSEAERNWTSSQDNCSALGASLAMFDSVEDLSFTMRYKGISEHWVGLSRDGEEQPWKWVNHSRPSPLFQVQGGGFCAYLGDTGLHSSQCSTERNWVCTKPALNSPDKGNKTRRARNLCISS, encoded by the exons GTTCCAGCCTGGAGATGAAGCCAGGGGCACGCGTTGCCTGCCGGGTCACCATGGCAGTGGTGTTCCTGGTTCTGCTCGTCACCGCCATCACTTTCGCAG TGAACGCTTTCCAACCtcgcccccagccctgtgctcgGTGTCCGTTCAACTGGATCGGGTATAGAGGAAAATGCTACTATTTTTCGGAGGCTGAGAGGAACTGGACGTCCAGCCAGGACAACTGCTCAGCTCTCGGTGCTTCCCTGGCCATGTTCGACAGCGTGGAAGACTTG agttttACAATGAGGTATAAAGGCATCTCGGAGCATTGGGTCGGCCTTTCACGGGACGGGGAGGAGCAACCATGGAAATGGGTGAACCACTCACGGCCGTCCCCCCT GTTTCAGGTCCAAGGAGGTGGTTTCTGTGCCTACCTGGGCGACACCGGGCTCCACTCCTCCCAGTGCAGCACGGAGAGAAACTGGGTTTGCACCAAGCCCGCGCTGAACAGCCCAGACAAAGGCAACAAAACAAGACGAGCTCGAAATCTTTGCATCAGTTCCTAA
- the LOC137846276 gene encoding C-type lectin domain family 2 member D-like isoform X4 — protein MKPGARVACRVTMAVVFLVLLVTAITFAVNAFQPRPQPCARCPFNWIGYRGKCYYFSEAERNWTSSQDNCSALGASLAMFDSVEDLSFTMRYKGISEHWVGLSRDGEEQPWKWVNHSRPSPLFQVQGGGFCAYLGDTGLHSSQCSTERNWVCTKPALNSPDKGNKTRRARNLCISS, from the exons ATGAAGCCAGGGGCACGCGTTGCCTGCCGGGTCACCATGGCAGTGGTGTTCCTGGTTCTGCTCGTCACCGCCATCACTTTCGCAG TGAACGCTTTCCAACCtcgcccccagccctgtgctcgGTGTCCGTTCAACTGGATCGGGTATAGAGGAAAATGCTACTATTTTTCGGAGGCTGAGAGGAACTGGACGTCCAGCCAGGACAACTGCTCAGCTCTCGGTGCTTCCCTGGCCATGTTCGACAGCGTGGAAGACTTG agttttACAATGAGGTATAAAGGCATCTCGGAGCATTGGGTCGGCCTTTCACGGGACGGGGAGGAGCAACCATGGAAATGGGTGAACCACTCACGGCCGTCCCCCCT GTTTCAGGTCCAAGGAGGTGGTTTCTGTGCCTACCTGGGCGACACCGGGCTCCACTCCTCCCAGTGCAGCACGGAGAGAAACTGGGTTTGCACCAAGCCCGCGCTGAACAGCCCAGACAAAGGCAACAAAACAAGACGAGCTCGAAATCTTTGCATCAGTTCCTAA